A segment of the Sanyastnella coralliicola genome:
TGAAAACCCCTTCAGTGAAGTAGGAATTACTTGGTACGGACACACTTCCTACTGTGCTACCATCCAATGAAATTTCCAAGCTGAGTTGGTTTTTGACGAGGCCAACAACACTAGCATTCGTCACACCTGCACTGAGTACATTTTCGCTGCCATTTGACCGGCTCTTCAACTGGCCATTCTCGATGACAACGCCATATTTTAAGTGACTTCCGGTTGCTGAAAAATTATCTCCTTCTGGCCAGAATCCATAGACCGTTTTGTGAGAAGCGTCGCTGACTTTAAAGGTCACCTCTACATTGGAAAAGGTGGTGATTCCGTTCCAAAAGGAACATTCAAATGCATTCGGGTTTTGCGTAGTTCGAGTGAAGGTTTGTCCTACTTGATCAACCCCTCTTAGGCTTCGTGAGATAAAATCATCAGAAACGAATACGCTATCTTCAAGAATATCTCCATTGGCATCTTCGATTCGAAAAGGTTGATAACCACTGACATTGACCTCATAGCTGAGATTCTCACCAGTAAATATCTCGTTGTGTTTGATACCAGCGTAATTGACCCATGCCGGCAAAGCACCCAAGTATCCTGTGAATTCGCTGAAGGTCAAATACTCATCTCCCCAGTAAACCTGGTACGGTCCTACACCATTGTTTGGTGTTAACGTGATCGTAGTGGATTGATTTTCAGATAGTGGCTGAACTGCGACTGTTACATCCAATCCAGGTGTTGGAATTGGATCATGATCCACGCTCATTACAGCACCATTGAATGTCGCTCCCTGAGCAAAGAGTGCAACGTCTACATGAAGCTCATCTGCAGAATTGGAAGCAACCGTTCTCAGTACTATTCCATTTCTACTATATATAATGTCGCTTCCAACTCGCTCAATTTTCAGAACAGCACCTGTACCCGTTCGTCCAAATGAACCCATGTTTCTTCCACGTTCTACAATGTATAATCCGGCTCCGTCAAACTGGAAGGAATAGGATATGCTGTTTTGACTCGTATTTGGATTGTTCTTATTGAACCCAAACGCGCGCATGGCAGCCTCAGACTGCAAAACGTACTCCACACTACCATCCGTGTTTGTAGGAATCTTATTGTTCGAAAATGCTCCCGCATCCCAACCATCCGCACTCGTCTTCGACATCGTTTGCGCGGCGTAGTCTACTGATACGTTTTCTTGATCGTCCCAGAGTATTGGAAAAGTTTGTCCAAAAACTGAGCATATTAAGAAAGAGAAACATGCTCCTAGGAACAGGCACTTTTTCATGTTACAAAAGTTTTAGTCGCACCTAAGGCGCGGTAGTTAAAACGCTGGATGAAAGTTTTGGCAATACAATCCTACCACCCGTACAAGGCGTTTTTAAGTTAAATCTGAGCACGAGGCATCAGAAATCTATGTGGGGATTCGAAAATCCAATTAGCAAGTAACAGTTGAAATGAAATCGAGGAAATGATGAACAATCACACACCTCGCGAAGGCAAATCGCAAATTTTCATATCACTGGTTATCAATGTACTTAACAACTTAAAAGGAAATTCTCCAAAGGCAAAAAGGAGGTCTTTCATAGTTGTAGGCAGTAGTAATGTGATGTATAGTTACGAAGGAATTCTCCTACTTCCAAATCCCAATCCGGGAAAAATATCAAGTGTAAAGAAGACACCAAGACGCACATTTAGGTTTCCAAGCCCTACTATTCAAGGGTTTAACGGATTTACACTGTCAACTTTTTCTCAAGTTCCAAATGGATCTTTACTCTAAGCTTAACTTAACCAAGCGGTCGCAGTCTTCATTGTCCGACTGTTTGGTTGGAATTTGCTTCGTGGATTTAAATGTGGAGAGTTCGGTTTCCGGCGTCCTGCATCCAGTGTCTGTTTTCTTTTTGCTCTCCTTCCTCCGCCAACTGTCTGCAGTCCGCTGACCAACATAAAACTAGTCCCCTAATTTCACAATCGTGTTTGTCGATTGCTCGTTCACAATGACATTTTCGAATTCTGATTTCACAATCGTTTTTTCTAATGCCGTGTTCACAATGGCTTTTTCGAAATGCAATTTCACAATCATGTTTTGAGAATGCGTGTTCACAATGGTGTTTTCGAGTTGTCGTTTCACAATCGTTTTTTCAGAAGAACTGTTCACATTCGTGATTTTGGATTATTGGTTCACTTTGGACTTTCATCAATCCAAAATGACCAATCTGAGGTGCGAATGAAGAAAATCATTGAATCCATTTCGGCTTTCAGAAAACCTGCTGAATGAATCTCAGGGGCAAATTCTTCTATTTGCTTTCGACGCTCACTTAAATGCCCATGAAGAAAAACCGAATTGACTACCCCTTCTCTTTCATGAAATGATAGATCATATCTCTTCTCATTCAGCGTGATTTCAACAATCAATGATGAGCTGCAATCACAAGCATTGGAAAACGACTCATGGCATATCCATGCAGAATCTACAAACTGAATTGTCGGACTGAAACTACTATCAATTCCTTGGATAATTAAATGCTGAATTCTTTGGTCAAATCCTTCACAGTTTTTAACTGGAAAAAAGTTGCAACTGTACCAAATGGCTGGCAAAATCAGAAAGTATAGACCAAGCTTTTTATTCATCACTTTGTATCAATCTAAATTTTTCCGCCTCGTCCAAATCAATGCATTAAATCAAAAAGCTCTGGTTAGGTAATTGATCGATTGGCACAACTTCTTGAGATCGACTCTATTGTTTTAATATTTCAAATCGAACTGCACGGTTCAATTGACGGGCGAATTCAAGCTTGGCTCTGCCCTCCTCATCCAATTCTTGGTGGGAAAAGTCTTGAATCTCTTCCAATGAGTCAAAAAGTAAGTCTCCTGATTGTTCAGGAGAATAGATTGCTTCAACCGCTACGTCTGTTGCAACACTGTCGTTTATTAATTGCATAATGAATTGGGCTCTTTCTGCTGCGATGGCACTTTTACCATTCAAGAGTTCAAGGACATCGCAGTAGCCTACCACCCTTATCTTAAGCTCCGGGGTTTGAAGTTTGTAATCCCTAAAGATTGAGATTAGCTCTCTTGTATCCACTACGTCCCATACAGACAACTCATCCCTATGACTGATTGGCACTACAGAATTGGGTTCGAAGCAAACCATCGGTAAAGTTTCGCAACAGCCTTGATCAGAATCATTGACCGGAAAGAAAAGCAGAACAAGAAACAGCCAATTCATGATTCTAATTTAAAACTTCGTTAGAAAATGTCTCCTATATATAAACTGAGTGGTGAACAAGGGTGGAATTTCAGGGATTGGGGAGATTTCTGTTGGTTCCGGCATCCGGCGTCCGGCGTCCGAAGGTTTACTTTGCTTTCCGTCTGCCTTCTACATTTCCGCCTTATTTCACAATCGCGTGTTTCGATTGCCCGTTCACAACGGTATTTCCGCATTCTGAATTCACAATCATGTTTTCAGAAGGCTTGTTCACAATGGTGTTTTCGAGTTGTCGTTTCACAATTGCTTTTCCGAATTCCAATTTCACAATCGTGTTTTACGATTGCATGTTCACAATGACATTTTCGCGAACGTTTTGGGGTTTGGACGGATGTTATCCGTCCCTCTCAGTGTTTTTCGGTATCAGCGCTTATAAAAAAGCCATCATCGCTACGAACTACGCACCACGCACCACGAACCACACACCACAAACCAATCCCCGTCCACCGTCTACAGTCCACCGTCCACAAATCTGTATCTTTGCCCTTCCTCTTTTGCGGAATATCTTCAAAGGAGACTCATTCCGCAAACTCCAATCACTTTATGGATCAGTTCAGACCGAAGAAAAAGAAGAAGAAGAATAAGCCACGTCCTGGTCAAGGAGGAGGTAAGCCGCAAGGCGGAAACTCAAAGGGCGGTAAACCTCATGGGACGAACTCAAAAGGCGGTAAACCTAAGAAAAGGCGACCTCAAGGGGGCAACGCCAAGGGCGGTAAACCGCAAGGTAGAGGACCTCAAGGAGGAAAAGGACAGCCGAAGAAGAGAGGGAGAAGAAAATCTGATATAGATCCTAGCCTATTGGTAAAGAAGGCAAAGCCTGTTGAAATCAAGGAGTATGTTCCTGAACGAAAGATTTCAGAAATGCCGATTAGTGAGGTGCTGAAATCGAGTCTAGCGACGAAGGGGTTTGAAGTACCTACTGAAATTCAAGATCGGACATTGGAGTTTTTGCTCGAGCGAAAGAACCTTCTGGGAATCGCTCAGACAGGAACGGGTAAGACCGGAGCTTTCTTGATTCCGATTATCGAACACATTCTGGAACGAAAGCAGCGTTCATATGCGCTGATCTTAGTTCCCACAAGAGAACTCGCAATTCAGGTGCGTGATGAGTTCCAAAGCATGAGTAAAGGGTTAAACCTGCACAGTGCTTGCTTTATCGGTGGGACAAACATCAACCGAGATCTCTACGAATGCCGACGTGAAAGTCACATCGTCATTGCGACTCCGGGAAGACTGCTCGATTTGATTCAACGGAGAGCTCTTAAGGTGTTCCGATTCAATACGCTTGTCTTGGATGAATTCGACCGCATGCTTGATATGGGGTTTGTGCACGATGTGAACCGCATTATTCAAGCGATGGAGCGCAGAGAACACACGCTCCTATTCTCAGCAACGCTTGATGATAGACAGCGAGACCTCATCGACGAATACCTAGGTCTGGACTACGAAATGGTGAAGGTGGCTACAGGCACCAGCTCAAGCGAGAACGTCGACCAAGAGGTCATCTACATGAAGCCAAATGAGGATAAGTTCATTGTCCTGAAACAAATGCTTGAAGATGAAAGCTTTGACAAGGTGTTGATTTTCGAAGAAACCAAACACCGTGTGAAGCGCCTGTGTGCAAGACTAAACAAGTCCGGCATCAAGTCTGACGAAATACACGGAAACAAAAGCCAGAATGCCCGTCAGAATGCACTCAAAGCCTTCAAACAAGGAAAGGTGCGTGTTCTTGTAGCCACAGACGTTGCCGCCCGAGGTATCGATGTCGATGGTGTCAGCCACGTCATCAACTACCAACTTCCTTTAACTATGGACAGCTATATCCATCGAATTGGTCGTACGGGTAGAGCTGGGAAGGTTGGGAAGGCGTTTACTTTCGTTGAAGCTTAAGCCTCATGGCTCAAGGCTTAAGGCCTAAGGCTTATGGCTTATGGCCTTTTTGTTTAGATTTTTTTTTCGGAATTCTGTGGGGTGTGAAACGTATCTTGGTCAAAATTCACCCCCATGCCAGAACCCCTAAAAAACATGTATTCCCCTGCGTTTATTTCGCAGTTGAGTGAGCGTATTTGTAGTTACGATGCGAGTGTTGATGCGAAGGCTTTTGAGCGCGATGTGTTCGATAAGCAATGGGAGGCGCGGGAGTTGAAAGATCGGATGAAGCATATTGCTTCGGTGATGAAAGAACACTTGGCTGGAGACTATGACCAGCAGCTGGGAGTCGTTGAGCAGATGGCGCTTGATCTTGATGCTGAACTGGGAGGAGAGATGAACTTCGAATATGTATTCTTAACGGAATTCATCGAGCAGTTTGGTCAACATGACCTTGAACGTTCTGTGGCGGGAATGACAAAGGTGACGCAATTCACTAGCTGCGAGTTTGCTGTTCGTCCGTACATTCTTCAAGATCCGGAGCGGATGCATCGACAAATGAAGGAGTGGGCTACGCATGAACACGCGATGGTCAGACGATTAGCTACCGAAGGGTACCGTCCTAGGTTGCCTTGGGGGATGGCGCTTGGGATTTATAAGAAAGACCCAACGAATGTGATTGAAGGACTCGAGATGCTCAAAGATGATCCGTCTGAAACGGTTCGACGAAGTGTCGCGAATAACTTGAACGACATTGCCAAGGACCATCCGAATACAGTCGTAGCCATTGCCAAGCATTGGTACGGTGCTTCGGAAGAACGGAATTGGTTAGTGAAGCACGCATGCCGTACCCTCTTGAAGGAAGGCAGACCGGATGTACTGGAGATCTTCGGTTATGCGAAGCCTTCGGCGTTCCGCGTTAGCGAGATTAACATTACCTCACCGCTCATTAATGCTTCTACGCCCCTCTCCTTTGAATTCAACATTGAAAACAAAGCGAAATCAGCTTCGCTCCTGCGTTTAGAATATGCCATCCACTTCCTCAAAGCCAATGGAAGTCACAACAAAAAGGTGTTCAAGATCAGTGAACGCGAACTCAAACCAGGCGAGCAAATTCAAATGGAACGCAAGCAATCATTCAAACCGATTTCGACGAGAAAGATGTATCCGGGAGTACATTATGTTTCGTTAGTTGTGAATGGGGAAGAAAAGAAGGCAGTCCCGTTTGAGCTTGAATGAAGGGTTGGTCGTTGAGATTATGATACCGTGTGTAGAGTTCATACTCTGGGATGTAGACCGTGGACGGTGGACGGTGGACGGTGGACGGTGGACGGTGGACGGTGGACGGTGGACCGTTTGAATAATAAATAATGATTCGTGAATACTGAAAAGTAAATTCTAGGCTTAACCTCCAATTCATTATTTACGATTCATTAATCATTAATTATTCTTTCAAAAGCTCGATGGGTAGATCTCAAATGGCGACTTGAGGATTCAGCTCTCCCCCAAAAAAATTCATGGTTTTGTCCCCAAACGAATTTGGGCTTCGTCATTAGAGTGAAATCAAGTTATATTCACTCAAATCCAAAATGAAATGAAAGAATTCATGATGATCTTCGTCGGAACACCTTATGAGGAGCTCGGACTATCGCCAGAACAAATGCAAGCACGTATGGGCAAGTGGTTTGCCTGGAGTAATAAAATGGAATCGCAGGGGATTGCGCACCGTGGTGAGGCCTTGCATGATGCCGTGAAACGAATTTCAGGACCTGACCGTGTGGTTGGTGACGGACCCTTCGTTGAAAGCAAAGAGCTTGTAGGAGGTTACTACATCGTGAAAGCGGAATCAGTGGACGATGTGGTTGAGATTGCCCAAGGCTTCCCTGATTATGACCTCGGAAGCTCTGTGGAAATTCGTGAGATCATGGTCTTTGATCAATGAGCGACGAACCCTTAGTCGAACACCTTTTTAGGCACCAGTTCGGTAAGATGGTGTCTGTCTTGACCCGCATCTTCGGTCTCTCGAACCTTGAGATGATTGAGGATGCGGTGCAAGACACCTTTGTCAATGCCTTAACCAAATGGCGTATCCAAGCGCCTGATGACCCCGAGGCTTGGTTGATGCAAGCGGCGAAAAACCGAATGGTTGATCTATTCCGCAAAACCAAAGCTGAGAACAAGCACACCGAACAGCTCTATTACAGTCCGGGTGCGCATCATTTGAATGAGTTGTTCTTAGACCATGAAATCGAAGACGCGCAACTGCGCATGATCTTCGTTGCTTGTCACCCAGCGCTGAAGCCTGAAGAACAGATCGCCTTTGCGCTCCGTAGCATCGCCGGGTTCAACATCAAAGAAATCGCTGTCGGACTTCTTCTCCCAGAAGAAACCGTCAAGAAACGACTCCAACGCGCCCGCAAAAAAGTGGTCGATCAAGGCATTGAATTCGCCGTGCCTTCAGGAGCTGACCTCCTCCCCCGGTTCAATCGCGTAATGGATGTTATCTACCTCATCTTCAACGAGGGCTTTCAGTCGACCCACCAAGCCCAGATCATCAAGAAAGATCTTTGTGGAGAGGCCTTACGCCTTTGTCAACTCCTTCTCAAGCGCGACGAAATGCGCAGTAGCAAACTCTATGCGCTCTTCGCCCTGTTGTGCTTTCACTCCAGTCGTTTGGACACGAAAATCAGTCAAGAAGGAGAACTCATCGACCTCGAACATCAAGATCGAACCCAGTGGTTTTGGCCACTGATCAAGTTGGGCAACGAAGCCATGAACAAGGCCATGGAAAGCGATGAACTCTCCACCTACCACTTCGAAGCGGCCATTGCCGGTGAACACATCAAAGCCCGCACCTTCGCCGAAACTGATTGGAATCAAATCGCCCATTGGTACGCCTGCCTCCTTGAATGGCATGATCACGATATCTATCGATTGAATCTCGCTTACGTCCACATTCAACAAGGTAATTTCGCTAACGCGGAACGCCTTCTGCTTCAAATCCCTCCCAAAAACCTCGCTGATCGTCAATACCTCCTCTTCGGCACCTGGGCCGAACTCCACAAAGCCAAAGGAGACCGCCAGAAAGCAAATGCTTCACTGAAAGAAGCGATTGAAGCGGTGACGAACGATGTGGAGCGGAGATATTTGGAGGGTAAGCTTCGAGGGTAAGGGTGGTCTTACTCCGGCGTCCGGCATCCGGCGTCCGGCCATTGCAGCTCACATCTCAACCATACTTATCCGTCAACCGTCCACTGTCCACCGTCTACTTTTCCGGCGTCCGGCGTCCGGCGTCCGGCGTCTGTTAGTTATCGTTTATAGATTATAGACTATCGATTAGAGTCTCTAGACTCTTGTCGCTCGTCTCTAGACTATTATCTCTTCTCCCTACCTTAGTCTCGACG
Coding sequences within it:
- a CDS encoding DEAD/DEAH box helicase — translated: MDQFRPKKKKKKNKPRPGQGGGKPQGGNSKGGKPHGTNSKGGKPKKRRPQGGNAKGGKPQGRGPQGGKGQPKKRGRRKSDIDPSLLVKKAKPVEIKEYVPERKISEMPISEVLKSSLATKGFEVPTEIQDRTLEFLLERKNLLGIAQTGTGKTGAFLIPIIEHILERKQRSYALILVPTRELAIQVRDEFQSMSKGLNLHSACFIGGTNINRDLYECRRESHIVIATPGRLLDLIQRRALKVFRFNTLVLDEFDRMLDMGFVHDVNRIIQAMERREHTLLFSATLDDRQRDLIDEYLGLDYEMVKVATGTSSSENVDQEVIYMKPNEDKFIVLKQMLEDESFDKVLIFEETKHRVKRLCARLNKSGIKSDEIHGNKSQNARQNALKAFKQGKVRVLVATDVAARGIDVDGVSHVINYQLPLTMDSYIHRIGRTGRAGKVGKAFTFVEA
- a CDS encoding DNA alkylation repair protein produces the protein MPEPLKNMYSPAFISQLSERICSYDASVDAKAFERDVFDKQWEARELKDRMKHIASVMKEHLAGDYDQQLGVVEQMALDLDAELGGEMNFEYVFLTEFIEQFGQHDLERSVAGMTKVTQFTSCEFAVRPYILQDPERMHRQMKEWATHEHAMVRRLATEGYRPRLPWGMALGIYKKDPTNVIEGLEMLKDDPSETVRRSVANNLNDIAKDHPNTVVAIAKHWYGASEERNWLVKHACRTLLKEGRPDVLEIFGYAKPSAFRVSEINITSPLINASTPLSFEFNIENKAKSASLLRLEYAIHFLKANGSHNKKVFKISERELKPGEQIQMERKQSFKPISTRKMYPGVHYVSLVVNGEEKKAVPFELE
- a CDS encoding YciI family protein, with protein sequence MKEFMMIFVGTPYEELGLSPEQMQARMGKWFAWSNKMESQGIAHRGEALHDAVKRISGPDRVVGDGPFVESKELVGGYYIVKAESVDDVVEIAQGFPDYDLGSSVEIREIMVFDQ
- a CDS encoding RNA polymerase sigma factor, with protein sequence MSDEPLVEHLFRHQFGKMVSVLTRIFGLSNLEMIEDAVQDTFVNALTKWRIQAPDDPEAWLMQAAKNRMVDLFRKTKAENKHTEQLYYSPGAHHLNELFLDHEIEDAQLRMIFVACHPALKPEEQIAFALRSIAGFNIKEIAVGLLLPEETVKKRLQRARKKVVDQGIEFAVPSGADLLPRFNRVMDVIYLIFNEGFQSTHQAQIIKKDLCGEALRLCQLLLKRDEMRSSKLYALFALLCFHSSRLDTKISQEGELIDLEHQDRTQWFWPLIKLGNEAMNKAMESDELSTYHFEAAIAGEHIKARTFAETDWNQIAHWYACLLEWHDHDIYRLNLAYVHIQQGNFANAERLLLQIPPKNLADRQYLLFGTWAELHKAKGDRQKANASLKEAIEAVTNDVERRYLEGKLRG